In a genomic window of Halobiforma lacisalsi AJ5:
- a CDS encoding poly(R)-hydroxyalkanoic acid synthase subunit PhaE, protein MSDSQPPQAGNWNAFVEQWNEQFLEALEDNMEAQAQFVESWSDAVGEMSEEEEISDGVEGYARAYESWMGASEQMVERMNDVLEGEDVDVEEFRDIWLNTANEAFKEVMSTTAFAKMTGETVGDVLELQQQADEASQETLRSLGFATEEDVVEVGDRLVELERRQHDVERKLDRVLEHLEHLEGSETEGDSEQ, encoded by the coding sequence ATGTCGGACTCACAACCTCCCCAGGCGGGGAACTGGAACGCGTTCGTCGAACAGTGGAACGAACAGTTCCTCGAGGCGCTCGAGGACAACATGGAGGCCCAGGCCCAGTTCGTCGAGAGCTGGTCGGACGCGGTCGGCGAGATGAGCGAGGAAGAGGAGATCTCGGACGGCGTCGAGGGGTACGCGCGGGCCTACGAGTCCTGGATGGGGGCCTCCGAGCAGATGGTCGAGCGGATGAACGACGTGCTCGAGGGCGAGGACGTCGACGTCGAGGAGTTCCGCGACATCTGGCTCAACACCGCCAACGAGGCGTTCAAGGAGGTCATGTCGACGACGGCCTTCGCGAAGATGACCGGCGAGACCGTCGGCGACGTCCTCGAACTCCAGCAGCAGGCCGACGAGGCCTCCCAGGAGACGCTGCGGTCGCTCGGTTTCGCGACCGAGGAGGACGTCGTCGAGGTCGGCGACCGACTCGTCGAACTCGAGCGCCGCCAGCACGACGTCGAGCGGAAACTCGACCGCGTACTCGAGCACCTCGAGCACCTCGAGGGAAGCGAGACGGAGGGCGATAGCGAGCAATGA
- the phaC gene encoding class III poly(R)-hydroxyalkanoic acid synthase subunit PhaC, with translation MNNPYATALDFQRKAWEATADLAEKSQVAPERTETLENVDVGKTPSEVVYEENKLELLHYESQTDEQYDVPILIVYALINKPYILDLQPDRSVVQTLLEAGFDVYLIDWGEPSKLDRALGLEDYVDRYIDNCVDVVRERSGQDAINVLGYCMGGTMSAMYTALHPEKVRNLGLMAAGLCFAGDGGVLELWGAEEYYDPEEVTETFDNVPAEFLDVGFALMDPVANNVTKYVRFYDNVEDEDFVENFARMERWLSEGIDVAGRAYEQFIEDIYQENKLIDNELHLDGKHVDIENIDVPVLQIVAEYDHLIPPGASKPFNEAIPSEDTEIMEFATGHIGMSVSSRSHDELWPDVCEWFEERSRVDEDLEVEAETATRSDEEIEARGEDDVQETPAEPGEMTVDEEVVDEVTEGDGGETALEAEPDDLTELNGVGQAYAEDLSAAGIETFDDLAAADVANLAAETGISPSRIESWIDQAAER, from the coding sequence ATGAACAACCCGTACGCAACCGCACTGGACTTCCAGCGGAAAGCCTGGGAAGCGACGGCCGACCTGGCCGAGAAAAGTCAGGTCGCACCCGAGCGGACCGAGACCCTCGAGAACGTCGACGTCGGGAAGACGCCGAGCGAGGTCGTCTACGAGGAGAACAAGCTCGAACTGCTCCACTACGAGTCCCAAACTGACGAGCAGTACGACGTCCCGATCCTCATCGTCTACGCGCTGATCAACAAGCCGTACATCCTCGACCTGCAGCCGGACCGCTCGGTCGTCCAGACGCTGCTCGAGGCCGGCTTCGACGTCTACCTGATCGACTGGGGCGAGCCCTCGAAGCTCGATCGCGCCCTCGGACTCGAGGACTACGTCGACCGGTACATCGACAACTGCGTCGACGTTGTCCGCGAACGCTCCGGCCAGGACGCGATCAACGTCCTCGGCTACTGTATGGGCGGGACGATGTCCGCGATGTACACCGCCCTCCACCCCGAGAAGGTCCGCAACCTCGGGCTGATGGCCGCCGGGCTCTGTTTCGCCGGCGACGGCGGCGTCCTCGAGTTGTGGGGTGCCGAGGAGTACTACGACCCCGAGGAGGTCACGGAGACGTTCGACAACGTCCCCGCGGAGTTCCTGGACGTCGGGTTCGCGCTGATGGACCCCGTCGCGAACAACGTGACGAAGTACGTCCGGTTCTACGACAACGTCGAGGACGAGGACTTCGTCGAGAACTTCGCCCGGATGGAGCGATGGCTCTCGGAGGGGATCGACGTCGCGGGCCGGGCCTACGAGCAGTTCATCGAGGATATCTACCAGGAGAACAAGCTGATCGACAACGAACTCCACCTGGACGGGAAACACGTCGACATCGAGAACATCGACGTGCCGGTCCTCCAGATCGTCGCGGAGTACGACCACCTCATTCCGCCGGGGGCCTCGAAGCCGTTCAACGAGGCCATTCCCTCCGAGGACACGGAGATCATGGAGTTCGCGACGGGTCACATCGGCATGTCGGTCTCCTCGCGGAGCCACGACGAACTCTGGCCGGACGTCTGCGAGTGGTTCGAGGAGCGATCCCGGGTCGACGAAGACCTCGAGGTGGAGGCCGAGACCGCAACCCGATCGGACGAGGAGATCGAGGCCCGCGGCGAAGACGACGTTCAGGAAACGCCAGCGGAGCCGGGCGAGATGACGGTCGACGAGGAGGTCGTCGACGAGGTCACCGAGGGCGACGGCGGGGAAACCGCCCTCGAGGCCGAACCCGACGACCTCACGGAGTTGAACGGCGTTGGACAGGCCTACGCCGAGGACCTCTCGGCTGCCGGCATCGAGACGTTCGACGACCTGGCCGCCGCTGATGTTGCGAACCTCGCCGCCGAGACCGGAATCTCGCCGAGTCGGATCGAGAGCTGGATCGACCAGGCCGCCGAGCGATAG
- a CDS encoding beta-ketoacyl-ACP reductase: MSMEGRTCVITGSARGIGRGIAERLGNEGANVVINYRSSEEAAGEAVDAVESAGGSAVAAQADVSDREDVERLREICHEAFGPADVLVNNAGITADKQFTEMSREEWDRVMDVNLGGMFNCTQEFYDDIWNAEEGRLINISSVVGKQGNFGQANYATAKSGMFGFTRTIALEFAQGGSTANCVAPGFTRTDMVESVPDEVLDRIVSGIPLERLAEVEDIASVVRFLASEESSYVTGEVIDVNGGMDL; encoded by the coding sequence ATGTCTATGGAGGGACGAACCTGCGTCATCACGGGCTCGGCACGCGGTATCGGTCGGGGGATCGCGGAACGTCTCGGCAACGAAGGTGCGAACGTGGTCATCAACTACCGGTCCTCCGAGGAAGCGGCCGGGGAGGCGGTCGACGCCGTCGAGTCCGCCGGAGGGTCGGCGGTCGCCGCCCAGGCCGACGTCTCGGACCGCGAGGACGTCGAGCGGCTGCGCGAGATCTGTCACGAGGCGTTCGGCCCGGCGGACGTGCTGGTGAACAACGCGGGCATCACGGCCGACAAGCAGTTTACCGAGATGAGCCGCGAGGAGTGGGATCGCGTCATGGACGTCAACCTCGGCGGGATGTTCAACTGCACTCAGGAGTTCTACGACGACATCTGGAACGCCGAGGAGGGCCGGTTGATCAACATCTCGAGCGTCGTCGGCAAACAGGGGAACTTCGGGCAGGCGAACTACGCCACCGCAAAGAGCGGCATGTTCGGGTTCACGCGAACGATCGCGCTCGAGTTCGCCCAGGGCGGGTCGACGGCGAACTGCGTCGCACCCGGGTTCACGCGGACGGACATGGTCGAGAGCGTCCCCGACGAAGTCCTCGACCGGATCGTCTCGGGGATTCCGCTCGAGCGGCTGGCGGAGGTCGAGGACATCGCCTCGGTCGTCCGGTTCCTCGCGAGCGAGGAGTCGTCGTACGTGACGGGCGAAGTGATCGACGTCAACGGCGGGATGGACCTCTAA
- a CDS encoding Ntn hydrolase family protein — translation MRRTTDGRSRPGHELEPISPATDGFQAPLGEGTADDSSRIVETGTTTVGVVGTNGVVLAADRRASLGGRFVTSKRARKIEPVADRTALTFSGNVGEAQTFVRQLRSERRLYELRGEGGASVETIATVAGDLIQQGPYRALELVLAGVDDEPSLYQIGRGGGVMRADYAASGSGMQLAYGNLEDAYEPDLPVSALREAAAVAVHSASERDTASGDGTTLATITEDGIDLETFDTPNAAVAATTEEVA, via the coding sequence ATGCGACGAACAACTGACGGTCGGTCCCGCCCCGGACACGAGTTGGAACCGATCAGTCCTGCGACTGACGGGTTTCAGGCCCCTCTCGGGGAAGGAACGGCGGACGACTCGAGTAGAATCGTCGAAACTGGCACGACGACAGTCGGCGTCGTCGGAACGAACGGCGTCGTTCTCGCGGCCGACAGGCGAGCGAGCCTGGGCGGTCGCTTCGTGACCAGCAAACGGGCTCGAAAGATCGAGCCTGTCGCCGACCGGACGGCCCTCACGTTCTCGGGCAACGTCGGCGAGGCCCAGACGTTCGTCCGACAGCTTCGGTCCGAGCGACGACTGTACGAACTGCGCGGCGAGGGGGGCGCCTCTGTCGAGACGATAGCGACGGTCGCCGGCGACCTGATTCAGCAGGGGCCATACCGCGCGCTCGAGCTCGTGCTCGCAGGCGTCGACGACGAGCCGTCGCTGTACCAGATCGGTCGCGGTGGCGGGGTCATGCGTGCGGACTACGCGGCGAGCGGAAGCGGGATGCAACTGGCCTATGGCAACCTCGAGGATGCCTACGAGCCCGATCTCCCGGTGTCGGCGCTCCGGGAAGCTGCGGCCGTTGCGGTCCACAGCGCGAGCGAGCGAGACACTGCGAGCGGCGACGGTACGACCCTCGCGACGATTACAGAAGACGGCATCGACCTCGAGACGTTCGACACCCCGAACGCAGCGGTCGCCGCGACGACCGAGGAGGTGGCCTGA
- a CDS encoding archaeal proteasome endopeptidase complex subunit alpha, whose translation MDSGAHQQAYDRGSTIFSPDGRLYQVEYAREAVDRGAPSVGVVADDCTVLAARKRVRSPLLEPTSVEKVHAVDDHLAIASAGHAADARQLVDVARRASQRHRLRYDEQIGVETLAKRLADHVQERTQNGGSRPYGAALLVGGADPAGEATRPRLFEVDPSGTPYGWNATAVGDGANDVRGFFEAEFEDGGSGGGRQWAIETALEGLDATTGDDLEPERVEVRTIDSRDGVEALSSARIGDALAEVGS comes from the coding sequence ATGGACTCGGGTGCCCACCAGCAGGCCTACGATCGCGGGAGCACGATCTTCTCGCCGGACGGCCGGCTCTACCAGGTCGAGTACGCACGGGAGGCCGTCGACCGGGGTGCGCCGAGCGTCGGCGTCGTCGCCGACGACTGCACCGTCCTCGCGGCGCGAAAACGCGTCCGGTCGCCGCTGCTCGAGCCGACATCGGTCGAGAAAGTGCACGCCGTCGACGACCATCTCGCAATCGCGTCCGCGGGACACGCGGCCGACGCCAGACAGCTCGTCGACGTCGCCCGTCGGGCGAGCCAGCGCCACCGGCTGCGATACGACGAGCAGATCGGCGTCGAAACGCTGGCGAAGCGGCTGGCCGATCACGTCCAGGAACGCACACAGAACGGCGGATCGCGGCCGTACGGGGCTGCGCTGCTGGTCGGCGGAGCCGATCCCGCTGGTGAGGCAACTCGACCGCGGCTGTTCGAGGTCGACCCGAGCGGAACGCCGTACGGCTGGAACGCGACTGCGGTCGGCGACGGGGCAAACGACGTCAGGGGGTTCTTCGAAGCGGAGTTCGAGGACGGGGGTTCCGGCGGCGGACGCCAGTGGGCCATCGAGACCGCACTCGAGGGACTCGACGCGACGACCGGCGACGACCTCGAGCCCGAAAGGGTCGAGGTTCGAACGATCGACTCCCGCGACGGCGTCGAGGCGCTTTCCTCGGCCCGCATCGGGGACGCCCTCGCCGAAGTCGGCTCGTAG
- a CDS encoding DUF7351 domain-containing protein, protein MDEVDEPSIGSRDRGPDSSPSIASPTAEPARAERVSDPSDAFQALGNEIRMGILDTMLERTDGEGPSRVSFSALFEASDVDTSAGFAYHLEQLVGPYLHQYDDGYELTYAGERIGRTIATGTYTHRVDRPPVELEESCPFCGRQDLEARSADNVVTISCDDCGRSLLRLGVPPVGIGGHGDEFPAAFDRYHRHRLGLAADGVCPDCSGDVSGRLVTPSTTVADELPSEYDDHVQAEFSCHGCGIELRCPVTLAVLDHPSVVSFYHEHGEDVSERPIWNVGHEWTETTLSEEPLAVRVVTELEGDVLALYVDEHASVVDVQRSSADE, encoded by the coding sequence ATGGACGAGGTCGACGAGCCGTCGATCGGATCACGGGACCGCGGGCCGGACTCGAGCCCCTCGATCGCTTCGCCGACCGCGGAACCGGCGCGGGCGGAACGCGTGTCCGACCCGAGCGACGCGTTCCAGGCCCTCGGCAACGAGATCAGGATGGGTATCCTGGATACGATGCTCGAGCGGACCGACGGCGAGGGGCCGTCTCGAGTCTCGTTCTCGGCGCTGTTCGAGGCATCGGACGTCGATACCTCCGCCGGGTTCGCCTACCACCTCGAGCAACTCGTCGGCCCGTACCTCCACCAGTACGACGACGGCTACGAACTAACCTACGCCGGCGAACGGATCGGCAGGACCATTGCGACCGGGACGTACACTCACCGGGTCGATCGGCCGCCGGTCGAACTCGAGGAGTCCTGTCCCTTCTGTGGTCGGCAGGACCTCGAGGCCAGGTCGGCCGACAACGTCGTGACGATCTCCTGTGACGACTGCGGCCGATCGCTGTTGCGACTCGGCGTCCCGCCTGTGGGGATCGGGGGCCACGGCGACGAGTTCCCCGCGGCGTTCGACCGGTATCATCGACACCGACTCGGACTCGCCGCCGACGGGGTCTGTCCCGACTGTAGCGGCGACGTCTCCGGACGGCTCGTGACGCCGAGTACGACCGTCGCGGACGAACTTCCGTCGGAGTACGACGACCACGTTCAGGCGGAGTTCTCGTGTCACGGTTGCGGTATCGAGTTGCGGTGTCCGGTGACGCTCGCCGTTCTCGATCATCCGTCCGTCGTCTCCTTCTACCACGAACACGGCGAAGACGTCTCGGAGCGGCCGATCTGGAACGTCGGCCACGAGTGGACCGAGACGACTCTCTCGGAGGAGCCACTCGCCGTTCGCGTCGTCACCGAACTCGAGGGGGACGTGCTCGCGCTCTACGTCGACGAGCACGCATCGGTCGTCGACGTACAGCGTTCGTCGGCCGACGAGTGA
- the moaC gene encoding cyclic pyranopterin monophosphate synthase MoaC, whose amino-acid sequence MRMSEETDADGDAEAEAEDLTHTTDDGDVQMVDVGDKPDSERRAVAAGEIRLQPSTVEAIRADEIGKGDVLATARIGAVQAVKHTWETIPMCHQIPITNVDTDFSLGEDRVECEVAVETTGKTGCEMEALEGVTTGLNVVWDMVKAVEKDEDGQYPETGIENVRVLEKRKRTP is encoded by the coding sequence ATGCGGATGTCTGAGGAGACCGACGCCGACGGCGACGCGGAGGCGGAGGCGGAGGACCTCACCCACACCACCGACGACGGCGACGTTCAGATGGTCGACGTCGGGGACAAACCCGACAGCGAGCGCCGTGCCGTCGCGGCGGGCGAGATCCGCCTGCAGCCGTCGACGGTCGAGGCCATCCGCGCGGACGAGATCGGCAAGGGAGACGTGCTCGCGACCGCCCGGATCGGCGCCGTCCAGGCCGTCAAGCACACCTGGGAGACGATCCCGATGTGTCACCAGATCCCGATTACGAACGTCGACACCGACTTTTCACTGGGCGAGGACCGCGTCGAGTGCGAGGTCGCCGTCGAGACGACCGGCAAGACGGGCTGCGAGATGGAGGCCCTCGAGGGAGTCACGACCGGACTGAACGTCGTCTGGGACATGGTCAAAGCCGTCGAGAAGGACGAGGACGGGCAGTACCCCGAGACGGGTATCGAGAACGTCCGGGTACTCGAGAAGCGGAAACGGACGCCGTAG
- a CDS encoding bifunctional ADP-dependent NAD(P)H-hydrate dehydratase/NAD(P)H-hydrate epimerase yields MITGRRMAAVDENAAALGVARKQLMESSGNAVARAVRDVAEPDSSVAIVAGRGNNGGDAFVAVRFLDGYAVSTLLLGRPENIGTEISRENWAALEQADYDVREVRDSSGFDLPEADVIVDAMLGTGISGDLREPVATAAEAINDADATVVAVDVPTGFDADGGDHAGNRVEADRVVTFHDAKPGLEDLAAEITVADIGIPAAAERFVGPGDLSLARPVGRDGRPYVIGGGPYTGAPALAAQAALRAGAELSFVAAPESVAGEIQGYAEDLIVQPYEEDVLTPERADELLETARRYDNPVVLGPGLGTADETLEAARRFLESYDGRVVVDADALAVVPDVETDATLVCTPNRAELARMGGPDADDLRAVADEIESFAADLGHVVLAKGADDVITDGERTRISRSGTVGMKVGGTGDTLAGIVAALLEGAEPLEAAAAGAHVNGLAGERLADGNGHGFLASELLGEIPGVLWGDADV; encoded by the coding sequence ATGATCACAGGCAGGCGGATGGCCGCCGTCGACGAGAACGCCGCGGCGCTTGGCGTGGCGCGCAAGCAGCTCATGGAGTCGAGCGGGAACGCCGTCGCTCGCGCGGTCCGGGACGTCGCCGAACCTGACTCGAGCGTGGCGATCGTCGCGGGACGCGGGAATAACGGCGGTGACGCGTTCGTCGCCGTCCGCTTCTTGGACGGGTACGCCGTCTCCACCCTCCTACTCGGGCGCCCCGAGAACATCGGGACCGAGATCTCCCGGGAGAACTGGGCGGCCCTCGAGCAGGCCGACTACGACGTCCGGGAGGTCCGGGACTCGAGCGGGTTCGACCTGCCCGAGGCCGACGTGATCGTCGACGCGATGCTCGGGACGGGGATCAGCGGCGACCTCCGGGAGCCCGTCGCGACCGCCGCCGAGGCGATCAACGACGCCGACGCGACCGTCGTCGCGGTCGACGTCCCCACCGGGTTCGACGCCGACGGGGGCGACCACGCCGGGAACCGGGTCGAGGCGGACCGCGTGGTCACCTTCCACGACGCGAAGCCCGGCCTCGAGGACCTCGCTGCCGAGATAACGGTCGCGGACATCGGCATCCCTGCCGCGGCGGAGCGGTTCGTCGGCCCCGGCGATCTCTCGCTGGCTCGGCCGGTCGGCCGCGACGGTCGCCCCTACGTCATCGGCGGCGGGCCGTACACGGGCGCGCCCGCGCTCGCCGCCCAGGCCGCCCTGCGGGCCGGCGCCGAACTCTCCTTCGTCGCCGCGCCCGAGTCGGTCGCCGGCGAGATCCAGGGCTACGCCGAGGATCTCATCGTCCAGCCCTACGAGGAGGACGTGCTCACGCCCGAGCGGGCCGATGAGTTGCTCGAGACGGCCCGGCGGTACGACAACCCCGTCGTGCTCGGCCCCGGGCTCGGCACCGCCGACGAGACGCTCGAGGCCGCCCGCCGGTTCCTCGAGTCTTACGACGGCCGTGTGGTCGTCGACGCCGACGCGCTCGCGGTCGTTCCCGACGTCGAGACCGACGCGACGCTCGTCTGTACGCCCAACCGGGCCGAACTCGCACGGATGGGCGGACCGGACGCCGACGATCTCCGGGCGGTCGCCGACGAGATCGAGTCGTTCGCCGCGGACCTCGGCCACGTCGTCCTCGCAAAAGGGGCCGACGACGTGATCACGGACGGCGAGCGGACCCGGATCAGCCGCTCGGGGACGGTCGGCATGAAGGTCGGCGGCACCGGCGACACGCTCGCCGGGATCGTCGCCGCGCTGCTCGAGGGGGCAGAACCGCTCGAGGCGGCCGCGGCGGGCGCCCACGTCAACGGCCTCGCGGGAGAACGGCTCGCCGACGGGAACGGACACGGGTTCCTCGCCTCCGAACTGCTCGGGGAGATCCCCGGGGTCCTGTGGGGTGATGCGGATGTCTGA
- a CDS encoding SET domain-containing protein, which produces MNVFWLDEDPRLAARYHCDQHVNKMLLEAAQVLCTAARENGYDPEFLYGSTHVGHPVTRWAAESRANWLRLREHAAALNAEFVERYDKDDDHASWRVIERIEPGEIEFPAEEPTSRPQAMPDEYKRPGDPVAAYRAYYAGEKAEWAEWNYTEEPPWLEVYRESVADANRHQG; this is translated from the coding sequence GTGAACGTCTTCTGGCTCGACGAGGACCCCCGGCTCGCCGCGCGGTACCACTGCGATCAGCACGTCAACAAGATGCTGCTCGAGGCGGCCCAGGTCCTCTGTACAGCGGCCCGCGAGAACGGATACGATCCCGAGTTCCTCTACGGGTCGACCCACGTCGGTCACCCGGTCACACGCTGGGCCGCCGAGTCCCGGGCCAACTGGCTCCGCCTGCGCGAGCACGCCGCGGCGCTCAACGCGGAGTTCGTCGAGCGCTACGACAAGGACGACGACCACGCGAGTTGGCGGGTGATCGAGCGGATCGAGCCCGGCGAGATCGAGTTCCCTGCCGAGGAGCCGACGTCACGGCCGCAGGCGATGCCCGACGAGTACAAGCGGCCCGGCGATCCGGTGGCGGCCTACCGGGCCTACTACGCCGGCGAAAAGGCCGAGTGGGCCGAGTGGAACTACACCGAGGAGCCGCCGTGGCTCGAGGTGTATCGGGAGTCAGTCGCCGACGCCAACCGCCACCAGGGTTAG
- a CDS encoding acylphosphatase, whose translation MSERTRAHVFVSGTVQGVFYRANTRDTAREKGVDGWVKNLADGRVEAVFEGPEDAVEGMVQWCHTGSPAAEVEDVEVEYEEPQGEDGFEIRY comes from the coding sequence ATGTCCGAACGCACACGAGCACACGTCTTCGTTTCGGGGACCGTACAGGGCGTCTTCTACCGGGCAAACACCCGCGACACCGCCCGCGAGAAGGGCGTCGACGGCTGGGTGAAGAACCTCGCCGACGGCCGGGTCGAGGCCGTCTTCGAGGGGCCCGAGGACGCCGTCGAGGGGATGGTCCAGTGGTGTCACACGGGCAGCCCCGCGGCGGAGGTCGAGGACGTCGAGGTAGAGTACGAGGAGCCACAGGGCGAGGACGGGTTCGAGATCCGGTACTAA
- a CDS encoding MBL fold metallo-hydrolase encodes MTGTETGTGTGTGTGTGTVRRRDGIHFDRGERGRIVADAGSAVGAVNVVSHAHADHTFRSAPETVVCSAETAAIAEARTGTGFEFAETAPGVELVPAGHVVGSRAALVDVESDRESANGPRRYCYTGDFSIRDRCYLEGFDPDAIDVDALVMETTYGRPTYRFPPQDALEAEILDWLVDNDDRPLFLFGYSLGRAQKLQWLTREALEGRGGDREILVSASIREVNRAIESATDLSFPGRAYDSLRDLEDEIVVLPSNQARADWVETAADREGALKAGFSGRAVDDSFRYRGGYDATFPLTDHCDYDELLETVRAIDPEVVYTHHGFAEEFADALATEYGYRAWPLKRDQRTLGEFR; translated from the coding sequence GTGACCGGAACCGAAACCGGAACCGGAACCGGAACCGGAACCGGAACTGGGACCGTCCGCCGCCGGGACGGCATCCACTTCGACCGTGGGGAGCGAGGTCGCATCGTCGCCGACGCCGGAAGCGCCGTCGGCGCGGTCAACGTCGTCAGCCACGCCCACGCCGATCACACCTTTCGATCGGCGCCCGAGACCGTCGTCTGCTCGGCCGAAACGGCGGCGATCGCGGAAGCACGAACCGGCACCGGCTTCGAGTTCGCCGAGACCGCACCGGGGGTCGAACTCGTCCCGGCGGGCCACGTCGTCGGCTCGCGGGCGGCGCTCGTCGACGTCGAGTCCGACCGCGAGTCCGCGAACGGACCGCGGCGGTACTGCTACACGGGTGATTTCTCGATCCGCGACCGGTGCTATCTCGAGGGGTTCGACCCCGACGCGATCGATGTCGACGCCCTCGTGATGGAGACGACGTACGGGCGGCCGACCTACCGGTTCCCGCCCCAGGACGCTCTCGAGGCCGAGATCCTGGACTGGCTCGTTGACAACGACGACCGGCCGCTCTTTCTGTTCGGCTACTCGCTGGGTCGCGCCCAGAAGCTCCAGTGGCTCACCCGCGAGGCGCTCGAGGGACGGGGCGGCGACCGTGAGATCCTCGTCTCGGCGTCGATCCGCGAGGTCAACCGCGCCATCGAGTCCGCGACCGATCTCTCGTTCCCGGGGCGGGCGTACGACTCGTTGCGAGATCTGGAGGACGAAATCGTCGTCCTCCCGTCGAACCAGGCGCGAGCGGACTGGGTCGAGACCGCGGCCGACCGCGAGGGCGCCCTGAAGGCCGGGTTCTCCGGTAGGGCGGTTGACGACTCCTTTCGGTATCGGGGCGGCTACGACGCGACCTTCCCACTGACCGACCACTGTGACTACGACGAACTGCTCGAGACGGTGCGGGCGATCGATCCCGAGGTCGTCTACACCCACCACGGCTTCGCCGAGGAGTTCGCGGACGCGCTCGCCACCGAGTACGGCTACCGGGCGTGGCCGCTGAAACGCGATCAGCGAACGCTGGGGGAGTTCCGCTGA